Genomic DNA from uncultured Methanospirillum sp.:
GATGATATCGGTTCTGGCGCCGCGTGAAGTGATGGTTCTTCCATCTTTTCTCAGTTTTACTGTTACATCAACCATAGCATCGGTTCCACCGGTGATCGCCTCGACATGATACTCGTCGAGCCTGATATCGCCGGCACTTGCGACCGACTGCTGCAGAACCCTGAGTGCTGCATCCACCGGACCGTCACCGGTTGCTGCACCCGTCACCTCTTCGCCGTTCACTTCCATCGTGACCGAGGCTGTCGGAAGGATGTTGGATCCACTTACCACAGTAAACTGCTTGACACTGATGATCGGCTTGCACTCAAGGAGCATAACAGCATCAGCGATAGCCATCACGTCGGTATCACTCACCCGGCGTCCCTCATCACCGAGTGCCTTGACCCGTTTTACGATCTCTTCGAGCTGGCGTGGGTTCGGACTATACCCGAGCTCGGTCAGTGCAGCCTTTACTGATGCAGACCCTGAATGTTTCCCGAGGACAATTCTTCGCTGCCGTCCTACTAACTCGGGGGTTATGGGCTCGTATGTCCGCGAATCACGGAAGAGTCCATGAGCATGAATTCCGCTCTCGTGGGTGAATGCCATGGTTCCGACTATCGGTTTGTTTGTTGCGAACGGCACACCGGTCAGCCTGGAGACGAGGGTTGAGAGCGGGTAGATCTTCTTTGTGTCTATCCCGGTCTTGTACCCGTATAACGTCTCAAGAGACATGACAACCTCCTCAAATGGTGTATTGCCAGCCCGCTCACCAAGACCATTTACCGTGACATGGGTACAGCTTGCCCCTGCTTTCAGGGCCGAGAGGGTTGATGCAAGTGCCAGTCCGAGATCGTTGTGGCAATGAATACTGAGCGGAGCCATGCAAAGGGGCGGGATGATCTCAGTAGCCCTTTCAGGAGTAAGTACACCGACCGTATCACAGAAGCAGAGCCTGTCTGCTCCGTTTGCAACTCCGTCACGGTACAGCATCGCAAGATACTCCTGATCTGCCCGTGATGCATCCTCTCCTGAAAGTTCCACGATGAGGCCGCGTTCTTTTGCATACACAACAGCACTCATCGCCATTGTGTGGACCTCTTCGCGGGTCTTCTGCATCTTCTTTGATATATGCAGATCAGAGACCGGGACCACCAGGTGGACCGAGTCAGCCCCTGCATCTGCCGCACAGTCAATGTCCTGGTTTAATGCCCTGACATATGTACAGCATTCTGCAGAAAGACCGGCATCTGCGATCAGCCGGATTGCTTCCCTCTCGCCTTCAGATGCAACAGCTGACCCTGCCTCGATAACATCTACTCCGATGTCAGAAAGAGCAGCAGCAATCTCAAGTTTTTGTGCCGGGGTCAGCGATACTCCGGGTGTTTGTTCACCATCACGGAGCGTTGTGTCGAAAAAGCGTAACCGTCTATTGCCCAATAAAACACTCACTCATAGGATATTGCTCCCATGAGTAGGTGGGGTCTTTTCTGCTAAAAAGATTGTGCAGAAAAGATAGAAATATATTATATTGTGGTTCGATCTTTATTCTTCTGCGGTGCTATATTTACACTCCTGAATGAGCGAGCGCACCAAACTCCGATGGATCGTTATCGAGCAGTAGTCTGAATACGCGGTTCGATGAGTTTCCAGATCCAGTCAGCCAGTTCCCTGATGTTCTTTGTCTGGATATAGACCTCTCCCGGGCCGGTGATGTCGGTCACCAGGAATTCCCCTGACAGGAATGTCTCTTTCCAGCCACCGAACTTTGTCACCTGGTACGAACAGGTGTCACTGAATGCAACAAGATGGAAGTTGTCTACGACGAGGTGCTCTCCGGGAGCCAGCACATGTTTGTCTATCGCTCCGAATGTGTTGATAAAGAGCATGCCCTGTCCTGATACCTTGATCATGAAGAGACCCTGGCCGAAGACACCCTTGGTGAAACCCTGCCATTCCACATCAAGGTTAACTCCCTGTTCTGATGCGATGTATGCGGTCTTCTGGATGATGAAACCCTTGTCAGACCGTATCTCCATGACCTCAACATCCCCGAGCGGTGCTGCTGAAAATCCCGCCTCTCCCGGACTTGATGTTGCAGTGAACTCGTTGACAAAGAAGGACTGCCCACCGAGAAGTGTCATCCCGATCGTGGAGAGAAGACCCTGTTTCCGTTTCCTGGTATGAACCTCGATCGACGGCTGCATGTAGGTCATTGCCCCTGCTTCTGCTACGATGGACTCTCCAGGCTGGAGGGTTACAACCAGGTATCCGTAACTTGGGCGGTATTTGATCTCGTACTTCATTGTTTGCTCCGTGATAATGATAGTACTTCGGGGATGAAAGAGTTGCTGAACCGTGGGTCCCCTGTTTCGCCGAAAAAAGTAATGAGGTCCGAGAGCCGGATCTTATCGTGGAATGGGGCTGGCCTTATTTTTAATTCTTATTAGGAACACGGATACACGACAGTGACGACCGAGTCGTCATCTCCGGCAAGGGCTGTATCATTCTGGTTAACATTGTCGGCAGTCTTCAGGCTGTTGTTATCAGTCTGACTCTGGTTTGCCCTGGTCGTGTCAAGGAAATCAGATTGTGATGCCCGGGTTTTCTTATGATAAGCATTAATTGCGTTCCAGTCTCCTGCCCTGATGAGTTCACCTATTGAGGGTTCAGGTGTCAGATTTTTACTCTCCATGCTTGTTGAACCATTGGTGAAATTATCTGCAACCGCTGAAGTGTTGGTCTGGTTGCTCTCTGTTGCGTTCGTTTTCGTTGTATTCTGTTGTACCTGAACCTGGGAAGCAGCCTTTATCGGTGTCACGGTCGGGAGTGGTGTCATAACCCTTGGGGTTGAACTCGTCGCAGAGATGTTGCCTGCAATAAGCCCTGAATAATGAGGGTTTGCACCCATTCGTGCACCTTCGGAAACACCGAAATCCCCATAGTCACCAAACCCCGCCCCTGCTCCCCCGGCAAGAACAGATGGTGCGGGAAGAATAATGAGAAGAAAGCACAGGAGAAATCCTGTGGCAAATGAAGACCTGACATCCATATGCTCAGGTGAATCCTCACCGATGATAACCCTGTTGAACTGAATCTCCTGAAACACAAGATCTCCTGAAGGGAAGACAAGGGACATCGTGC
This window encodes:
- a CDS encoding 2-isopropylmalate synthase, translated to MSVLLGNRRLRFFDTTLRDGEQTPGVSLTPAQKLEIAAALSDIGVDVIEAGSAVASEGEREAIRLIADAGLSAECCTYVRALNQDIDCAADAGADSVHLVVPVSDLHISKKMQKTREEVHTMAMSAVVYAKERGLIVELSGEDASRADQEYLAMLYRDGVANGADRLCFCDTVGVLTPERATEIIPPLCMAPLSIHCHNDLGLALASTLSALKAGASCTHVTVNGLGERAGNTPFEEVVMSLETLYGYKTGIDTKKIYPLSTLVSRLTGVPFATNKPIVGTMAFTHESGIHAHGLFRDSRTYEPITPELVGRQRRIVLGKHSGSASVKAALTELGYSPNPRQLEEIVKRVKALGDEGRRVSDTDVMAIADAVMLLECKPIISVKQFTVVSGSNILPTASVTMEVNGEEVTGAATGDGPVDAALRVLQQSVASAGDIRLDEYHVEAITGGTDAMVDVTVKLRKDGRTITSRGARTDIIQASVEAVVTGMNRLLRELDEKRRTDTD
- a CDS encoding TIGR00266 family protein, producing MKYEIKYRPSYGYLVVTLQPGESIVAEAGAMTYMQPSIEVHTRKRKQGLLSTIGMTLLGGQSFFVNEFTATSSPGEAGFSAAPLGDVEVMEIRSDKGFIIQKTAYIASEQGVNLDVEWQGFTKGVFGQGLFMIKVSGQGMLFINTFGAIDKHVLAPGEHLVVDNFHLVAFSDTCSYQVTKFGGWKETFLSGEFLVTDITGPGEVYIQTKNIRELADWIWKLIEPRIQTTAR